One Vibrio neonatus genomic window carries:
- a CDS encoding 4-phosphoerythronate dehydrogenase, which yields MKIVIDENMPYAKELFGKLGEVVALSGRTISADDLVDVDALMIRSVTKVNQALLEKANKLKFVGTATAGYDHLDQQALQDKGVAYTHAPGCNKVGVAEYVISSLMVLAQQQGFSIFDKTVGIIGAGQVGSYLAKCLQGIGIQVLINDPLKEAEGDPRQFTPLNELLERSDVISLHTPITRDGEYPTHHLIDSKRLQAMRPEQILINAARGPVVDNQALKQRLQLNDGFTAVLDVFEFEPEVDLELLPLLAFATPHVAGYGLEGKARGTTMIFNSFCQHINSPLAVGADELLPTAPVPKMHLSRQWDEATLHNLTQLIYDVRKDDALFRREIGKTGAFDKMRKEYWDRREYGAVTLTGDASCNLQPLQELGFKVEVGQ from the coding sequence ATGAAAATCGTAATTGATGAAAATATGCCGTATGCCAAAGAACTGTTTGGCAAGTTGGGTGAGGTTGTCGCCTTATCGGGACGCACAATCAGTGCTGACGACTTAGTGGACGTAGACGCGCTAATGATTCGCTCCGTCACTAAGGTCAATCAAGCATTGCTGGAAAAAGCCAACAAACTGAAATTTGTCGGCACCGCCACCGCAGGTTATGACCACCTTGATCAGCAAGCGTTACAAGACAAAGGTGTGGCGTATACGCATGCACCGGGCTGTAACAAGGTTGGCGTGGCGGAATACGTGATTTCATCGTTAATGGTACTGGCTCAGCAACAAGGTTTCTCAATTTTTGATAAAACCGTGGGTATTATCGGTGCAGGGCAGGTAGGCAGTTATTTAGCAAAATGTCTGCAAGGCATTGGCATTCAAGTGTTAATCAATGACCCGTTAAAAGAAGCCGAAGGCGACCCACGTCAATTTACGCCACTAAATGAACTACTTGAGCGCAGTGATGTGATTTCTCTGCACACGCCAATTACGCGAGACGGTGAATACCCAACCCATCACTTAATTGATAGCAAGCGTTTACAAGCAATGCGACCTGAGCAGATTTTAATTAATGCCGCTCGCGGTCCTGTGGTGGATAACCAAGCCCTAAAACAGCGTTTACAACTTAACGATGGTTTTACTGCGGTATTGGACGTGTTTGAATTTGAGCCAGAAGTGGACTTGGAGTTATTGCCACTGCTTGCGTTTGCTACTCCGCATGTTGCGGGCTACGGTTTAGAGGGTAAAGCGCGCGGCACAACCATGATCTTTAATTCATTTTGCCAGCACATTAACAGCCCATTAGCAGTGGGCGCCGATGAGTTATTGCCGACCGCTCCCGTACCAAAAATGCATTTATCACGCCAGTGGGACGAAGCAACACTGCACAACCTCACGCAATTGATTTATGATGTGCGCAAAGACGATGCACTGTTTCGCCGCGAAATCGGTAAAACAGGGGCATTTGATAAGATGCGTAAAGAGTATTGGGACCGCCGTGAATATGGTGCGGTGACGCTAACAGGCGATGCGTCTTGTAATTTGCAACCCTTGCAAGAGCTAGGATTTAAGGTAGAGGTAGGTCAATGA
- the fabB gene encoding beta-ketoacyl-ACP synthase I, producing MKRVVITGMGIVSSIGNNVEEVLESLKAGKSGIEASEQFKEKGLRSQVWGSLKINPAEHIDRKQMRFMGDAAAYAFISMEQAIADSGLAPEQVSNERTGIVAGSGGASSLNQVAAVDILREKSVKRVGPYMVTRTMGSTVSACLATPFKIKGVNYSMSSACSTSAHCIGHAMELIQLGKQDVVFAGGGEELDYSMSMMFDAMGALSTKYNDEPTRASRTYDANRDGFVISGGGGMMVVEELEHALARGAKIYGELVGYGANSDGHDMVAPSGEGAVRCMKMALQNVDSVDYVNTHGTSTPVGDVKELGAIQEVFGGNSPAISATKAMTGHALGAAGVHEAIYTALMLEHGFVAPSINIETLDEAAAGLDIVTEKRDQELKTVMSNSFGFGGTNATLVFKKYEG from the coding sequence ATGAAACGAGTCGTGATCACTGGTATGGGTATTGTTTCCAGTATCGGTAACAACGTCGAAGAAGTACTAGAGTCTCTAAAAGCTGGCAAATCTGGTATCGAAGCCTCAGAACAATTTAAAGAAAAAGGGCTACGTTCACAGGTTTGGGGTAGCTTGAAGATCAATCCAGCGGAACACATTGACCGTAAACAAATGCGTTTCATGGGTGATGCTGCGGCGTATGCGTTCATTTCTATGGAGCAAGCAATTGCTGATTCTGGTTTGGCTCCTGAGCAGGTGTCTAACGAACGCACTGGTATCGTAGCCGGTTCTGGCGGTGCATCGTCTCTAAACCAAGTGGCAGCAGTTGATATTCTAAGAGAAAAAAGCGTTAAACGAGTGGGTCCATACATGGTCACTCGTACAATGGGTTCTACTGTATCCGCTTGTTTGGCAACGCCGTTTAAAATTAAAGGCGTGAACTACTCAATGAGTTCTGCATGTTCAACTTCAGCTCACTGTATCGGTCACGCGATGGAGCTTATCCAACTTGGCAAACAAGACGTGGTCTTTGCTGGTGGCGGTGAAGAACTGGATTACAGCATGTCTATGATGTTTGACGCTATGGGCGCACTATCAACTAAATACAACGATGAGCCAACTCGCGCATCACGCACTTATGATGCAAACCGTGACGGTTTCGTTATCTCTGGTGGCGGCGGTATGATGGTTGTCGAAGAGCTAGAGCATGCACTTGCTCGTGGCGCTAAGATTTACGGTGAACTTGTTGGCTACGGCGCAAACTCAGATGGTCACGATATGGTGGCTCCATCAGGTGAAGGCGCAGTACGTTGTATGAAGATGGCACTGCAAAACGTAGATTCTGTGGATTACGTGAACACGCACGGCACATCAACTCCTGTAGGTGATGTGAAAGAGCTTGGCGCTATCCAAGAAGTCTTTGGCGGTAACAGCCCTGCAATTTCAGCGACTAAAGCGATGACAGGTCACGCACTAGGCGCTGCAGGCGTACACGAAGCTATCTACACCGCATTAATGCTAGAGCACGGTTTTGTTGCACCAAGCATCAACATCGAAACGCTAGATGAAGCGGCAGCAGGTCTTGATATCGTGACTGAAAAACGCGACCAAGAACTGAAAACTGTAATGTCAAACAGCTTCGGCTTTGGCGGCACTAACGCAACATTGGTATTTAAAAAGTACGAAGGTTAA
- the truA gene encoding tRNA pseudouridine(38-40) synthase TruA — MRIALGIEYDGAKYYGWQRQNDFDSVQGRLEKALSIVANHPVEVQCAGRTDAGVHGTGQVVHFDTTASRKMVAWQMGVNANMPSDIAVRWATEVSEDFHARFSATARRYRYVIYNHSLRPAILAKGVSHYHGDLDVEKMHQAAQSLLGENDFSSFRAAHCQSLSPFRNMMHINVTRHSQYIVVDIKANAFVHHMVRNIVGSLLVVGRGEQPVEWIEWLLAQKNRTLAGATAKAHGLYLVRVDYPDEFAIPEYPMGPLFLPE; from the coding sequence ATGAGAATCGCACTTGGCATCGAATACGATGGTGCAAAATACTATGGCTGGCAAAGACAAAACGATTTTGACTCTGTTCAGGGGCGTTTAGAAAAAGCATTATCGATAGTAGCGAATCATCCAGTTGAGGTTCAATGTGCTGGTCGTACCGATGCCGGCGTACACGGCACCGGACAAGTGGTTCATTTTGATACTACTGCTTCTCGTAAAATGGTGGCGTGGCAAATGGGCGTTAATGCCAATATGCCAAGCGACATTGCGGTGCGCTGGGCAACCGAAGTCTCTGAAGATTTTCACGCTCGTTTTAGTGCGACCGCAAGACGATACCGTTACGTTATCTACAACCATTCATTACGCCCTGCAATTTTGGCAAAAGGCGTCAGTCATTATCACGGCGACCTTGATGTTGAAAAAATGCATCAAGCGGCGCAATCTCTACTCGGTGAGAATGATTTCAGCTCGTTTAGAGCGGCTCATTGCCAATCGCTAAGCCCATTTCGTAATATGATGCACATTAATGTCACACGTCATAGCCAATATATCGTAGTGGATATTAAGGCGAATGCGTTTGTGCACCATATGGTACGTAATATTGTCGGCAGTTTGTTGGTGGTAGGGCGTGGCGAACAGCCAGTTGAGTGGATTGAGTGGTTGTTAGCACAGAAAAATCGCACATTGGCAGGTGCAACGGCAAAAGCACATGGATTATATTTGGTGAGAGTCGATTACCCGGATGAATTTGCTATACCAGAATATCCAATGGGTCCGTTGTTTCTACCTGAATAA
- a CDS encoding FimV/HubP family polar landmark protein yields the protein MELYRRTLIVIACLCVSIVAHAEDIRLVGPSGHLQAVPTYIVPDSLDGTKLNRDQNKLSSQRTYGPTAIDETLWSIGQTVRTSEQQSVYKVILAIYKNNLADFEDRNIHLLKPGSIITLPTDAEIDKQSVAEAVRLLKIHAKKPSYLAKIAQDNAPTKINVEDLGARQIQQKQIEFLQQQLQSSQQEFSSLRQNNQDLLQALGSIRTDVVQLKGQLDLETQRRAAAEQTLKAENANLPAPAPNSSLLTNVWVIVALSAAVTALIMLLIIKMTLSVRPVPQIGKEPTEPKALNPVPSVKGDNDPEIENVEPIATVVASSEENTEAQDVQEQGDDGQASDAAIEMPARAQMAQSTVNPLDKEFEQELDKILAVKVTGETATPDNTDSDGDSDESTEQESHLDEIVNVADLPEYGEREALADAKKEALALLAEDDLDLGDAVAESNSTLEKPVVATGNDDAISESAELAQEDPESTTPYKSIDEVIAEADAEPVTNPDDEELDLRVGLEEFPDVIGNVELKDVDVEGELSSQIDLASVYIQMNDLNHAGKLLRDVIDKGNEHQQQRAQKLLDSIHS from the coding sequence ATGGAATTGTATCGTCGTACTCTTATTGTAATTGCGTGTTTGTGTGTTTCTATCGTGGCACATGCAGAAGACATCCGTCTTGTCGGCCCAAGTGGTCATTTGCAAGCCGTTCCTACTTATATTGTTCCTGATTCGCTAGACGGAACTAAGCTCAATCGAGATCAAAATAAACTCTCTAGCCAGCGCACTTACGGCCCCACCGCTATTGATGAAACTTTATGGTCGATAGGGCAAACCGTAAGAACCAGCGAGCAGCAATCGGTTTATAAAGTGATCTTGGCTATCTACAAAAATAACTTAGCGGATTTTGAAGATAGAAACATCCACTTGCTCAAACCGGGCAGTATCATCACTTTGCCAACCGATGCTGAAATTGATAAACAGAGTGTCGCTGAGGCAGTGCGCTTATTAAAAATTCATGCGAAAAAGCCCAGCTATTTAGCCAAAATTGCTCAAGACAATGCGCCGACTAAAATTAATGTAGAAGATTTAGGCGCGCGTCAAATACAGCAAAAGCAAATCGAATTTTTGCAGCAACAATTACAATCCTCACAGCAAGAGTTCAGCTCATTACGCCAAAATAACCAAGATCTTCTGCAAGCATTAGGCTCAATTCGTACTGATGTCGTGCAATTAAAAGGTCAACTCGATTTAGAAACCCAGCGCCGCGCCGCCGCAGAGCAAACTTTAAAAGCAGAAAATGCCAATCTTCCTGCGCCTGCACCAAATTCAAGTTTATTGACCAATGTATGGGTGATTGTGGCGCTATCGGCCGCTGTAACAGCGCTTATCATGCTACTTATCATCAAAATGACCTTATCCGTCAGACCGGTTCCGCAAATTGGTAAAGAGCCTACAGAGCCAAAGGCGTTAAACCCAGTGCCAAGCGTGAAAGGCGATAACGACCCTGAAATTGAAAATGTAGAACCTATCGCAACCGTTGTGGCATCGTCAGAAGAAAATACCGAAGCGCAAGACGTTCAAGAACAAGGCGATGATGGTCAAGCATCAGACGCCGCTATTGAAATGCCTGCTCGAGCGCAGATGGCGCAAAGTACGGTTAACCCACTGGATAAAGAGTTTGAGCAAGAGCTGGATAAAATCTTAGCGGTTAAAGTTACAGGTGAGACGGCTACCCCAGACAACACGGATTCTGATGGCGATAGTGATGAGTCTACAGAGCAAGAATCTCATCTCGATGAGATCGTAAACGTCGCGGATTTGCCTGAATATGGCGAAAGAGAAGCGCTTGCGGATGCTAAAAAAGAAGCGTTAGCACTGTTAGCAGAAGATGATCTAGATTTAGGTGATGCAGTCGCAGAGAGTAACTCCACTCTTGAAAAACCGGTGGTTGCTACAGGAAATGATGACGCGATATCGGAATCAGCAGAGCTAGCACAAGAAGATCCAGAGTCTACAACTCCCTATAAATCTATCGATGAAGTGATCGCTGAAGCAGATGCCGAACCTGTCACTAACCCTGATGACGAAGAGCTGGATCTGAGAGTCGGGCTAGAAGAGTTCCCAGATGTGATCGGCAATGTTGAGCTTAAAGATGTTGACGTAGAAGGTGAGCTTTCAAGTCAGATAGATTTAGCTTCTGTGTACATTCAAATGAATGATTTGAATCATGCGGGTAAGTTACTGCGCGATGTCATTGATAAGGGTAATGAACATCAACAGCAACGTGCACAAAAACTACTAGATTCGATTCATTCATAA
- a CDS encoding aspartate-semialdehyde dehydrogenase: MSQQFNVAILGATGAVGETLLDVLKEREFPIGELHLLASERSKGKTYRFDGKSIEVQDVAEFDWSQVHIALFSAGSELSEKWAPIAADEGVVVIDNTSQFRYDYDVPLVVPEVNPEAIAEFRNRNIIANPNCSTIQMLVALKPIHDEVGIERINVSTYQSVAGAGKAGIDELAGQTAKLLNGRPVEAEAFSQQIAFNCIPQIDTFMDNGYTKEEMKMVWETQKIFNDPSIMVNPTCVRVPVFYGHAEAVHLETRAPIDAEQAVQLLEQTDGIEVFHGQDFPTQVRDAGGKDHVMVGRIRNDISHHSGLNMWVVADNVRKGAATNAVQIAELLIRDYF; the protein is encoded by the coding sequence ATGAGTCAACAATTTAATGTAGCCATTTTAGGCGCAACAGGCGCTGTCGGTGAAACACTTTTAGACGTTCTAAAAGAAAGAGAGTTTCCGATTGGCGAACTGCATCTACTGGCCAGTGAACGCAGTAAGGGTAAAACTTACCGCTTTGACGGCAAAAGTATTGAAGTACAAGACGTGGCGGAGTTCGATTGGTCTCAAGTGCACATTGCGCTATTTTCAGCGGGCAGTGAATTGTCTGAAAAATGGGCTCCTATTGCCGCAGATGAAGGCGTAGTAGTTATCGACAATACGTCACAGTTCCGTTACGACTACGATGTGCCGCTAGTAGTGCCTGAAGTCAACCCTGAAGCCATTGCCGAGTTTCGTAACCGCAACATCATTGCAAACCCAAACTGTTCTACCATTCAAATGCTAGTGGCATTGAAGCCTATCCATGATGAAGTGGGTATTGAGCGCATTAACGTATCGACTTACCAGTCAGTGGCGGGTGCGGGTAAAGCGGGCATTGATGAGCTTGCAGGCCAAACGGCGAAGCTATTAAACGGTCGACCTGTAGAAGCGGAAGCGTTCTCACAGCAAATTGCGTTTAACTGTATTCCACAAATCGATACCTTTATGGATAACGGTTACACCAAAGAAGAGATGAAGATGGTTTGGGAAACCCAGAAAATCTTTAATGACCCTTCTATCATGGTGAACCCAACGTGTGTTCGTGTGCCTGTATTCTATGGTCATGCTGAAGCGGTACACCTAGAAACGCGTGCCCCGATTGATGCAGAGCAAGCGGTGCAGTTACTTGAGCAAACCGACGGCATTGAAGTGTTCCACGGTCAAGATTTCCCAACTCAAGTTCGTGACGCAGGCGGTAAAGATCATGTCATGGTAGGACGTATCCGTAATGATATTAGCCATCACAGCGGCCTAAACATGTGGGTTGTCGCAGATAACGTGCGTAAAGGCGCGGCGACTAACGCTGTACAAATTGCAGAACTATTAATTCGTGATTACTTTTAA